Genomic DNA from Myxococcota bacterium:
TGATAGGTGCCGCGCTGGTCACAGAAAAAGCCGTGATCGGCGCCGGGGTAGACGACCACCTCGGAGTCCACGTTCCCCGAGCCCAGGGCCGACTTGATCGTGGCGACCTGGTCTTCGGGGATCATGCCGTCCTCGGCGCCGAACAGGCAGACGATCTTGCCGCGGATCTTCGGCGTGCGGCTCACCGTCGAC
This window encodes:
- a CDS encoding dienelactone hydrolase family protein — its product is STVSRTPKIRGKIVCLFGAEDGMIPEDQVATIKSALGSGNVDSEVVVYPGADHGFFCDQRGTYQKEAAADAWTRVKALFGEAL